Proteins from a single region of Penaeus monodon isolate SGIC_2016 chromosome 29, NSTDA_Pmon_1, whole genome shotgun sequence:
- the LOC119592246 gene encoding sarcolemmal membrane-associated protein-like (The sequence of the model RefSeq protein was modified relative to this genomic sequence to represent the inferred CDS: added 37 bases not found in genome assembly), translating into MVNIVGVRTLVPPTVGGPPITETKMTARAILQCRPNSHPFPERTLVLDQPVKIGRSVARNRPATNNAIFDCKVLSRNHAVLWYENGKFYLQDTKSSNGTFVNNQRLSKGSEESAPREVCSGDIVQFGVDVMENSRKVTHGCIVATLKLYMPDGQEAKASPSTAVGGAVTSVSAQELYQLRTYLQEATHREQQIETKLATLQRLVSSTQEAATQSWNAMIDEDRLLQRLETLEAQLTTYSKNYPEDSVREEMRRLLDEKDQYETTAKESLRRVLQEKLDAVTKLADLERTLSTSEDELSHMKDLCETTQKELQELLEKQTTQNEQIAQLTEKLKAAEDQLKDVEENFEQEKKELENKLLEKNNDENKLLARIESLTAESDFTKEQLSAMKAKYENIKNGEISGLIKPVKDSSGLDNISIESADVKQALETSQREIFTLKDRLQIAQDELRQTEANVSQLKHEAELADSAEVGCLSTRARLQEELSENKAKSAASTALTEHLQSQIVALEDRLRMYEGESHKVKIYDDIYEDTLVRKKKNKNKLNEDDGEDTKDKESNDIGEITQDADTTLTIIPTKESCKESNVNGTVEEEEEKEEESKEGIIQESLLRSDILRLQALLDASRVTQEASDIEAARIREELAQASTAAITASHEASNLRQQLAASEALMSEKVKMVASLQNQVSRMEDSAKEVQAHLSTLTAKLKEEQDKVQAAQEEAHLLRKKLNKAEELASLTVQEAESLKVRIIGLEERMSQSTPTTPLIIPPSPRASGLPSDVSRAETLTESDSQQGSTEEPAEDTEVLERSDIPNGHPSQAAPVAGTETKEQEINTLKDMVKKLQEELSQTQQQCTTLQEREKALQQALEGETGKSADDSRPNRVDGVVTPTLNDGPLIAEKLESLREELESLKEERDHLRDKLGGVDEDYQLLALQNKTAVALSMVPLCILILGFITAFYDTLSALTGTTEFNPPS; encoded by the exons GAGAGAACGTTAGTCCTTGACCAACCGGTGAAGATTGGACGATCGGTGGCCCGCAACCGGCCAGCAACCAACAATGCCATCTTCGACTGCAAGGTGCTCTCCAGGAACCATGCCGTGCTCTGGTATGAGAATGGGAAG tTCTACCTGCAAGACACAAAGAGCAGCAATGGCACATTTGTCAACAACCAGAGGCTTAGCAAAGGTTCTGAGGAGTCTGCCCCAAGAGAAGTCTGCTCGGGGGATATTGTACAGTTCGGTGTTGACGTTATGGAGAACTCCAGGAAGG TGACACATGGATGTATAGTTGCAACCCTGAAACTATATATGCCGGATGGTCAGGAGGCTAAGGCCAG TCCTTCAACGGCAGTAGGTGGAGCAGTCACCAGTGTCTCAGCACAGGAACTGTACCAGTTACGAACATATCTCCAGGAAGCAACTCACCGTGAACAACAGATTGAGACAAAATTGGCTACCTTGCAACGATTGGTGTCTTCTACTCAG GAAGCTGCTACACAGAGCTGGAATGCCATGATTGATGAAGATCGGTTACTGCAACGACTAGAAACCTTAGAAGCTCAACTTACCACATACTCCAAG AATTACCCTGAAGATAGTGTTAGGGAAGAAATGCGACGATTACTGGACGAGAAGGACCAGTATGAGACAACTGCCAAAGAATCATTACGACGGGTTTTGCAGGAGAAGTTGGACGCAGTCACCAAGTTGGCAGACTTAGAAAG GACATTAAGTACATCTGAGGATGAATTGAGTCACATGAAAGACTTATGCGAGACAACACAAAAGGAGCTTCAGGAACTGTTGGAGAAGCAAACGACCCAAAACGAGCAGATTGCCCAGCTTACCGAAAAACTAAAG GCAGCTGAAGATCAGTTGAAGGATGTGGAAGAGAATTTTGAACAAGAGAAGAAGGAACTGGAAAATAAATTGctagaaaagaataatgatgaaaacaaattaTTAGCTAGAATAGAAAGTTTAACAGCAGAAAGTGACTTTACGAAAGAGCAATTAAGTGCCATGAAAGCCAAGTATGAAAATATTAAGAATGGTGAAATAAGTGGACTTATTAAGCCTGTAAAGGATTCCTCAG GTCTAGACAATATAAGCATTGAGTCAGCTGATGTGAAACAAGCTCTCGAGACTTCCCAGAGGGAGATCTTCACCCTCAAGGACCGACTCCAAATTGCTCAGGACGAACTCAGGCAAACGGAAGCGAACGTATCGCAGCTCAAAC ATGAGGCAGAGCTGGCGGACAGTGCAGAGGTTGGATGCTTGAGCACGCGTGCTCGCCTCCAGG AGGAGCTCTCGGAAAACAAGGCAAAAAGCGCAGCAAGCACAGCCCTGACTGAACACCTCCAGTCCCAGATTGTTGCCCTGGAAGATCGCTTGCGGATGTACGAGGGAGAGTCACACAAGGTCAAGATTTATGATGATATCTATGAAGATACGTTAGTGAGGAAAAAGAAG aataaaaacaaattgaaCGAGGATGATGGAGAGGACACCAAAGACAAGGAGTCCAACGACATTGGTGAGATTACGCAGGATGCCGACACTACCCTCACCATCATCCCTACTAAGGAATCTTGCAAG GAATCAAATGTGAATGGCACAGTT GAATCATCCAAGAATCACTACTGCGCTCGGACATCCTCAGACTTCAAG CACTTCTTGATGCAAGTCGAGTTACACAAGAAGCAAGTGATATAGAAGCAGCTCGCATCAGAGAAGAATTAGCCCAGGCCTCAACTGCAGCCATAACTGCATCCCATGAGGCATCCAACCTTCGACAACAGTTGGCA GCAAGTGAGGCTTTGATGAGTGAGAAAGTGAAGATGGTAGCATCACTACAGAACCAAGTAAGTCGTATGGAGGATTCAGCTAAGGAGGTTCAGGCTCACCTCTCTACTCTCACAGCAAAGCTAAAAGAAGAACAGGATAAAGTTCAGGCTGCCCAGGAAGAAGCCCACCTTCTTCGAA AAAAATTGAACAAAGCCGAAGAGCTAGCCAGTCTTACCGTCCAGGAGGCAGAGTCGCTGAAGGTTCGGATAATTGGGCTGGAAGAGAGGATGAGCCAGTCCACTCCAACAACCCCCCTCATCATCCCCCCTTCTCCGCGAGCATCTGGCCTCCCAAGTGACGTATCACGAGCCGAAACACTTACAGAAAGCGACAGCCAACAGGGCTCCACTGAGGAGCCAGCCGAAGATACCGAGGTATTGGAGAGGAGCGACATCCCTAATGGCCATCCCAGTCAGGCTGCTCCTGTTGCTGgaacagaaacaaaagaacagGAAATAAACACATTAAAGGACATGGTTAAGAAACTGCAGGAGGAGCTTTCCCAGACACAGCAACAGTGCACCACGTTGCAGGAGCGAGAGAAGGCGCTGCAACAGGCACTGGAGGGGGAGACTGGGAAGAGTGCAGATGACTCCAGACCTAACCGTGTGGATGGAGTTGTCACACCTACCCTGAAT GATGGACCACTAATAGCTGAGAAACTGGAGAGCCTCCGGGAGGAGTTAGAATCCCTTAAGGAGGAGCGCGATCATTTGAGAGACAAGCTTGGAGGGGTGGATGAGGATTACCAACTCCTCGCTCTGCAAAATAAAACG